The Ornithodoros turicata isolate Travis chromosome 7, ASM3712646v1, whole genome shotgun sequence genome includes a region encoding these proteins:
- the LOC135400134 gene encoding vacuolar protein sorting-associated protein 4A-like — translation MDAEEAVRRAMEYAKRATEEDRAENFAEAFRLYKHALLFYFMAAKEIRQESSQYIQRTHEFVRFLGTGGDPLCTSVSTASITPFTRAPEELRPFQTSGVVVMGESELRWSHVYGLESLKRSLVLNVIYPVQYPTIFHETGAKLWRSLIMYGPTGCGKSHVAKALATEAHNFTFFDVMCPHFVSKVNAGNESLTVYTLFEMVVNHAPSILFLDEIDALSAPVVNGETVGFLYKAKNEFLSILEDIIHNRRLQVAVLAATRSPWAVDPGLARLFQKWAYVPLPSVETREIIFKENLRHLRHNLGEDDIDKLVQLTEGLTCEDILLLVRETRLEIVERVLSATHFKKTATNIQKFGKDKVNEQLLTPCAPSETGAIRMSWKDVPREALIEPELTMDDFKAVLKRGRTVVSATELQKFDAFRLHQDPEKTSLVVDMRGTPSRASSPW, via the exons ATGGACGCCGAGGAAGCGGTGCGGCGAGCCATGGAGTATGCGAAGCGTGCCACCGAAGAGGATCGGGCTGAAAATTTCGCCGAGGCCTTCCGCCTGTACAAGCATGCCCTGCTCTTCTATTTCATGGCCGCCAAGGAAATTCGCCAGGAGAGCAGCCAATACATCCAACGCACCCACGAATTCGTCCGCTTCCTGGGCACCGGCGGCGATCCACTGTGTACGAGCGTTTCGACGGCCAGCATTACGCCTTTCACCAGAGCACCGGAAGAGCTGCGTCCTTTCCAAACGAGCGGGGTCGTCGTCATGGGAGAGAGTGAGCTACGATGGTCACACGTCTACGGCTTGGAGTCTTTGAAACGGAGTCTCGTCCTGAACGTCATATACCCCGTCCAGTACCCCACTATCTTCCATGAAACGGGAGCCAAGCTCTGGAGAAGTCTCATCATGTACGGTCCGACGGGTTGCGGAAAGTCGCACGTTGCTAAAGCACTGGCCACGGAGGCGCACAATTTCACCTTCTTCGACGTCATGTGTCCTCACTTTGTTTCAAAG GTGAACGCAGGCAACGAGAGCCTGACAGTGTACACCTTGTTCGAGATGGTCGTCAACCACGCTCCGAGCATTTTATTTCTCGACGAAATCGACGCTCTGAGCGCCCCCGTCGTCAATGGAGAGACCGTGGGCTTTCTCTACAAGGCTAAGAACGAGTTCCTTTCCATCTTGGAGGACATCATCCACAACAGGCGTCTCCAGGTGGCGGTGTTGGCGGCCACGCGGTCCCCGTGGGCGGTGGACCCGGGCTTGGCGAGATTGTTTCAGAAGTGGGCCTACGTTCCTCTGCCGTCCGTAGAGACGCGAGAAATCATTTTCAAAGAAAACCTGCGCCACTTGCGACATAACCTCGGAGAAGACGACATCGACAAGCTTGTACAGTTGACAGAAG GACTTACATGCGAGGACATACTCCTCCTGGTGCGCGAGACTCGCCTAGAAATTGTGGAGAGGGTTCTGAGCGCAACGCACTTCAAGAAAACGGCCACCAACATTCAAAAATTCGGAAAGGACAAAGTGAACGAACAGCTGCTGACGCCATGTGCCCCATCGGAGACTGGGGCCATCAGAATGTCCTGGAAGGACGTCCCTAGAGAGGCGCTCATTGAGCCGGAGCTCACCATGGACGACTTCAAGGCAGTCCTGAAGAGAGGCCGAACCGTCGTCAGTGCTACCGAGCTTCAAAAATTCGATGCCTTCAGGTTGCACCAAGACCCTGAGAAGACGTCCCTTGTCGTAGACATGCGTGGGACACCGTCGCGCGCTAGTTCGCCGTGGTGA
- the LOC135400135 gene encoding vacuolar protein sorting-associated protein 4A-like, giving the protein MHKLIRGRRHAQRAAWLEILSKDYAAAMVEYNSAILHLEESLESILRRIRRYGERLSALRQIIPSPNQWGDVHVPVVMSTTTEKRYICEMEGLFVLGSPTGRCVDVDAPDVVQLVAQLLRRKKEPASSEPSRSVLLSGPAATGKCCLVRALSLGIRSSTVYYVYLPQFLPRRSAYEVGVIIRSLFVGNDERRPVILVVDHVDQLCKPPVTGAAKAFTRLLERLMNHKPLGVRLVALTDIPWDLSPRLQAVFERRVYVPLPNYMSRIQIANHLLSGTDGYISDISLEELAASTKGFTSSEVAMCLRSTFWSAALRETELSCCVEVDDSPQARKSPTPTDKGIREAIAIMSASLKKNPRARNPLIPISRLKSLSNLVQCNIS; this is encoded by the exons ATGCACAAACTGATTCGCGGTCGTCGCCACGCTCAGCGAGCAGCCTGGCTGGAAATCCTGAGCAAAGATTACGCTGCTGCAATGGTGGAGTACAACAGCGCCATTCTTCACCTGGAGGAGTCCCTGGAATCTATCCTGCGTCGTATCCGACGTTACGGCGAGAGACTGAGCGCCCTGCGCCAGATAATTCCGTCCCCGAACCAATGGGGTGACGTGCACGTCCCTGTGGTCATGTCCACTACTACGGAGAAGCGTTACATTTGCGAGATGGAAGGTCTCTTTGTTCTGGGAAGCCCAACGGGTCGATGCGTCGATGTGGACGCGCCCGACGTCGTCCAGCTCGTCGCTCAGTTGCTGCGGCGAAAGAAGGAGCCCGCGAGTTCTG AACCATCAAGGAGTGTTCTCCTCTCTGGGCCGGCTGCCACCGGAAAATGTTGCTTGGTCCGTGCGCTAAGCCTGGGCATCCGCTCGTCTACCGTCTACTACGTATACCTTCCGCAATTTCTTCCGAGGCGAAGTGCGTACGAAGTAGGCGTTATCATAAGGAGCCTCTTTGTGGGGAACGACGAGCGGCGACCAGTCATCTTAGTCGTGGACCACGTGGACCAACTGTGCAAGCCACCTGTGACGGGAGCGGCAAAGGCGTTCACTCGACTTCTGGAGCGTTTGATGAACCATAAACCGCTAGGGGTTCGGTTAGTCGCTCTGACGGACATCCCCTGGGACCTCTCCCCCAGGCTCCAGGCCGTGTTTGAAAGGCGAGTTTACGTGCCTCTTCCAAACTACATGTCCAGGATTCAAATAGCCAATCACCTTTTGAGTGGCACGGACGGATACATATCAGACATTTCGCTCGAGGAACTGGCCGCATCGACGAAAGGCTTTACCAGCTCCGAAGTAGCCATGTGTTTGCGGAGTACCTTCTGGTCGGCAGCTCTCAGGGAAACGGAACTCAGCTGCTGTGTCGAAGTGGATGATTCTCCGCAGGCGCGAAAATCGCCCACCCCTACAGACAAGGGGATTCGGGAAGCAATCGCGATAATGTCGGCGAGTTTAAAGAAAAATCCGAGGGCCAGGAACCCTTTGATCCCAATCAGCAGGCTTAAGTCCCTGTCTAACTTAGTACAGTGCAATATTTCGTGA
- the LOC135400137 gene encoding vacuolar protein sorting-associated protein 4A-like, with protein sequence MVVPVTLTNDIKSAVDLSNQANDEDVKKQFANAIRLYRKSMESYLNAALLIRNTCAPFVERAQKLKEFASDVDQEVVCEGLPELRRFHNILLMAPLLPPWGTKATTVVAGKKICFNEDIVGIDPTKLVFSQIINDPKTKAASTILLHGPPGTAKTLLCKAITSKCPEKSVFLVDIPMYLKGCLAHDPVKMTKMLIRNYRKHNTGCLVLDFVDDLFVQDMSDVMKPLVTAVKGEIVALLKEIAEKKEYKDLIIATSSKPWTIEEDMKATFQAKINIPMPEEPDRLALLKGELAKVRAPTVPEGEVADCAKKTERYSRYQVMRIVRLAAARNFSNLEEIVMKEDADRADHITKADMDAMVAVIKPDLAEEDVSRHKEFITANPTAN encoded by the coding sequence ATGGTGGTCCCCGTGACCCTCACCAATGACATCAAATCTGCCGTTGACCTCTCCAACCAAGCCAACGATGAGGACGTCAAGAAACAGTTCGCCAACGCTATTCGCTTGTACCGAAAGTCCATGGAGTCCTACCTGAACGCCGCTCTCCTCATTCGCAACACCTGCGCACCTTTCGTTGAAAGAGCGCAGAAGCTGAAGGAATTCGCCAGTGACGTAGACCAGGAAGTGGTCTGTGAGGGCCTGCCGGAACTCAGGCGCTTTCACAACATCCTCCTCATGGCGCCGTTGCTTCCACCGTGGGGCACCAAAGCCACGACAGTGGTAGCGGGCAAGAAGATTTGCTTCAACGAGGACATCGTCGGCATCGACCCTACCAAGCTGGTCTTCAGCCAGATCATTAACGATCCCAAGACCAAGGCCGCGAGCACCATCCTGCTCCATGGACCTCCCGGAACAGCAAAGACCCTGCTCTGCAAAGCCATCACTTCAAAGTGTCCCGAAAAGTCCGTCTTTCTGGTAGACATACCGATGTACCTCAAAGGATGTCTCGCCCACGACCCTGTAAAGATGACCAAGATGCTGATCAGAAATTACCGTAAGCACAACACGGGATGTCTCGTTCTTGACTTCGTGGATGATTTGTTCGTCCAGGACATGTCGGATGTGATGAAGCCGCTGGTGACGGCCGTCAAGGGGGAGATCGTCGCACTACTCAAAGAAATCGCGGAGAAGAAAGAATACAAGGATCTCATAATAGCGACGTCCTCTAAGCCATGGACTATCGAGGAAGACATGAAGGCGACCTTCCAAGCCAAAATAAACATTCCGATGCCCGAAGAACCAGATCGACTGGCCCTGCTCAAAGGGGAACTGGCGAAGGTACGAGCTCCAACGGTGCCCGAAGGGGAGGTGGCGGACTGTGCAAAGAAAACTGAGCGTTACTCTCGCTACCAGGTGATGAGGATAGTGCGACTAGCTGCCGCCAGGAACTTTAGCAACCTGGAAGAAATTGTCATGAAGGAAGATGCCGACAGAGCCGACCATATAACAAAAGCGGACATGGATGCCATGGTTGCCGTTATCAAGCCAGACTTGGCGGAGGAGGACGTCAGCCGACACAAGGAGTTCATTACCGCAAATCCAACTGCCAATTAA